The following proteins are encoded in a genomic region of Streptomyces lunaelactis:
- a CDS encoding helix-turn-helix domain-containing protein, which produces MPTLGYLVDNRPELQLRFVEANTAQCVESKVATMVMVSHEELLGGRSDFAHPPGTLILLTLTPDGITGSTAAAVDCMLGALARYKAAGLVVTAPEHDVRAFPAATRTLASRLRVPLLTTTAAPTEWQDLNYGIQQCRTQYAERQVDNLAGLLHRLPAQLADGRAMQRITDWLAAALEAQVLVNEPKHGMIARAPATSPAHLAHAVITQAADPARVQSELERAGVHTRLVSLAPTRRGEAVLVVAAERPFDQADSLLIQHAAKLLGLVDQARRGFAMAAQSAREARAATYQLLMNGEPAKAQRVLEGLTPGLLGTDSARVYVIDCGSAELRETTVRSCEEAVSDRALVVRCPLQERHIVIVEPLGDPDPGGLGIAGDVQSLVLSLAGPHRLGGSGRRPVALAFSAYEEALTALGFTEHTQDPVVLTLGQTNLVDLLDPIAARGWALRVLAPIRTLPVTQAEQIERTLPLALGHPHTAAARILDVHRNTVKLRLNRAADLLDMDLGRLGNKVVIGLALDITSLPATSACVPTGGAPLDGELDSLLAGPRVRAWAEALLDPLQADRRDLTRTLQAWLSYETRVDATARVLDVSEVTVRSHLKNVEQATGRDLTTLAGLRDIAVALKVCTGIPTLALWSLAAA; this is translated from the coding sequence ATGCCGACTCTCGGATACCTGGTCGACAACCGCCCGGAGCTGCAACTGCGGTTTGTCGAGGCGAACACAGCTCAATGCGTCGAAAGCAAGGTCGCGACCATGGTGATGGTCAGCCACGAGGAACTACTCGGCGGCCGGAGCGACTTCGCCCATCCCCCCGGGACTCTGATCCTTCTCACGCTCACCCCTGACGGCATCACAGGGAGCACCGCGGCTGCCGTCGACTGCATGCTTGGCGCACTCGCGCGGTACAAGGCGGCTGGGCTGGTGGTGACGGCGCCTGAGCACGACGTGCGCGCCTTCCCCGCCGCGACCCGCACCCTCGCCAGCCGCTTGCGGGTCCCCTTGCTGACGACGACAGCAGCGCCCACTGAATGGCAGGACCTCAACTATGGAATTCAGCAGTGCCGCACCCAGTACGCCGAGCGCCAGGTGGACAATCTGGCCGGGCTCCTCCATCGGCTGCCGGCCCAACTCGCTGATGGCAGAGCGATGCAACGCATCACCGACTGGCTCGCCGCCGCGCTGGAAGCGCAGGTTCTCGTCAACGAACCGAAGCACGGTATGATCGCCAGGGCTCCTGCCACCTCTCCCGCACACCTGGCCCACGCTGTCATCACCCAGGCCGCTGATCCGGCACGGGTGCAGTCGGAGTTGGAGAGGGCCGGGGTCCACACTCGGCTTGTCTCCTTGGCGCCGACCCGCCGGGGAGAGGCCGTCCTCGTGGTGGCCGCGGAGAGGCCGTTCGACCAGGCCGACTCGCTCCTCATCCAGCACGCCGCGAAGCTGCTCGGGTTGGTCGACCAGGCTCGCCGCGGGTTCGCGATGGCGGCACAGTCCGCTCGCGAGGCCCGGGCTGCGACCTACCAACTGCTGATGAACGGTGAGCCGGCCAAAGCGCAGCGCGTTTTGGAAGGTCTCACCCCCGGTCTGCTGGGCACCGACTCGGCGCGCGTTTACGTGATCGACTGTGGGTCTGCGGAGCTACGCGAGACCACGGTGCGCAGTTGCGAGGAGGCCGTAAGCGATCGGGCGCTGGTCGTCCGCTGCCCTCTCCAGGAGCGGCACATTGTGATTGTGGAGCCCCTGGGCGACCCAGACCCCGGCGGGCTTGGGATCGCCGGCGATGTGCAGAGTCTCGTACTTTCCCTGGCCGGCCCACACCGGCTTGGAGGCAGCGGCCGACGCCCTGTCGCCCTTGCATTCAGCGCGTATGAGGAGGCCCTCACCGCGCTCGGTTTCACTGAACACACGCAGGATCCTGTCGTCCTGACGCTTGGCCAGACGAACCTTGTCGATCTCCTGGACCCCATTGCTGCTCGTGGCTGGGCCTTGCGCGTCCTGGCGCCCATCCGGACGCTCCCCGTCACCCAGGCGGAACAGATCGAGCGCACCCTGCCACTGGCACTCGGCCACCCGCATACCGCCGCTGCGCGCATCCTCGACGTTCACCGCAACACGGTGAAGCTGCGGCTGAACCGGGCCGCCGATCTCTTGGACATGGATCTTGGCCGGCTAGGCAACAAGGTCGTCATCGGGCTGGCCCTCGACATCACCTCTCTCCCCGCCACCTCCGCGTGCGTCCCGACGGGGGGTGCGCCCCTTGATGGCGAACTGGACAGCCTTCTGGCCGGTCCGCGCGTACGCGCTTGGGCCGAAGCTCTGCTGGATCCTCTGCAGGCCGACCGCCGCGACCTGACCCGCACGCTGCAGGCGTGGTTGAGCTACGAAACGCGGGTGGATGCGACTGCTCGAGTGCTGGACGTGTCCGAGGTGACGGTGCGAAGCCACCTCAAGAACGTCGAGCAGGCCACGGGCCGGGACCTCACCACCCTGGCCGGCCTGCGCGACATCGCCGTAGCCCTGAAGGTCTGTACCGGAATTCCCACGCTCGCCCTGTGGAGCCTCGCCGCGGCTTGA
- a CDS encoding SAM-dependent methyltransferase: protein MNGDYRGFSAERIDTSTSVAHPARVYAYLLGYSDWYEADEKVGAPIMKDHPEARRSAWAARHFMQRSTYYLAQLGIRQFLDIGCGFPMSPNLHQIARHASPDARIVCVDNDPVVIRRFEAELKGSPQDRTALVYADFTNPGSILKAPELTATLDLGEPVALCLNSMLCFVADDDQPYDRVAELVDALCPGSYVSLSHPTGDFRDMGKVVTSYNTPCGTGPLVLRSHAEILRFFTGLEVIDPGLTVCHQWRPDVVVPDIGDGSGPKVDSSGIGALVDSKYAGIARKP, encoded by the coding sequence ATGAACGGGGACTACCGCGGATTTTCCGCGGAACGCATCGATACCAGCACCAGCGTCGCTCACCCAGCGCGGGTGTACGCCTACCTCCTCGGATACTCGGACTGGTACGAAGCAGACGAGAAGGTAGGCGCCCCGATCATGAAGGATCACCCCGAGGCCCGGCGCTCGGCGTGGGCCGCCCGCCACTTCATGCAGCGCAGCACCTACTACCTGGCCCAGCTCGGCATCAGGCAGTTCCTCGACATCGGGTGCGGCTTCCCCATGTCTCCGAACCTCCACCAGATCGCCCGGCACGCCTCACCGGACGCCAGGATCGTTTGTGTCGACAACGACCCGGTTGTGATCCGGCGCTTCGAGGCCGAACTCAAGGGCTCGCCGCAGGACCGAACCGCTCTGGTGTATGCCGACTTCACCAACCCCGGGTCGATTCTGAAGGCACCGGAGCTCACCGCGACGCTGGACCTGGGCGAGCCGGTCGCACTCTGCCTCAACAGCATGCTGTGCTTCGTCGCCGACGACGACCAACCCTACGACAGAGTCGCCGAGCTGGTCGACGCGCTCTGCCCGGGCAGCTACGTCTCGCTGAGCCATCCAACCGGCGACTTCCGCGATATGGGAAAGGTGGTCACCAGCTACAACACCCCGTGCGGGACCGGGCCGCTCGTGCTCCGCAGCCACGCCGAAATCCTGCGCTTCTTCACCGGCCTCGAAGTCATCGACCCCGGCCTGACCGTGTGCCACCAGTGGCGACCCGACGTCGTTGTGCCCGACATCGGCGACGGCTCCGGGCCCAAGGTCGACTCGTCAGGGATCGGCGCACTCGTGGACTCGAAGTACGCGGGCATAGCCCGCAAACCCTGA
- a CDS encoding helix-turn-helix domain-containing protein — translation MVTTKAMPTALQLRLGRQLTVLREEVGLTWEQAAAHLGVHPGTVRRLELGQAGKPKAMAVRTLLELYRVPGEEVAGFMEQVKQANTAEWWNEFRDVLPEGFGSFVSLEGAASLIRAYEPHSIPALLQTEDYARALFRTDHPAASDKELDRRVELVLERQRQALTGRAAPPTLWVVMDERALRWSYGGAAVMGPQIERLIADVERPNVQLQIQRHAAGAYSAKQGPFTLFRFVTAPELPDYVYVDNLTGGEYLQQRTSPYLESLDRMSAAAVPLKHTQEFLRDIHQRKWAQPEVSKMHEVSESGNTNGEVA, via the coding sequence GTGGTAACGACCAAGGCGATGCCGACGGCGCTCCAGCTCCGGCTGGGGAGGCAGTTGACGGTCCTGCGCGAGGAGGTCGGCCTTACCTGGGAGCAGGCCGCTGCGCACCTGGGTGTCCATCCGGGAACGGTTCGGCGCCTGGAGCTCGGCCAGGCCGGCAAGCCGAAGGCCATGGCTGTCCGGACGCTCCTGGAGCTCTACCGGGTCCCCGGCGAGGAGGTCGCCGGCTTCATGGAACAGGTGAAGCAGGCGAACACCGCGGAGTGGTGGAACGAATTCCGGGACGTTCTGCCCGAAGGCTTCGGCAGCTTCGTCAGCCTGGAAGGGGCCGCCAGTCTCATCAGGGCGTACGAGCCCCACAGCATCCCGGCCCTGCTGCAGACCGAGGACTACGCCCGCGCCCTGTTCAGAACGGACCACCCCGCGGCATCCGACAAGGAGCTGGACCGGCGGGTTGAGCTGGTGCTGGAGCGGCAGCGGCAGGCCCTGACCGGCCGCGCCGCGCCCCCCACCTTGTGGGTGGTCATGGATGAGAGAGCGTTGCGCTGGTCCTACGGCGGAGCGGCCGTCATGGGACCGCAGATCGAGCGCCTCATCGCTGATGTGGAACGGCCCAACGTCCAGCTACAGATCCAGCGGCACGCCGCCGGCGCCTACTCGGCGAAGCAGGGACCTTTCACTCTCTTCCGGTTCGTCACCGCACCCGAACTGCCCGACTACGTCTACGTCGACAACCTGACCGGCGGCGAGTACCTGCAGCAGAGGACGAGCCCCTACCTGGAGAGCCTGGACCGGATGAGCGCCGCGGCCGTGCCCCTGAAGCACACCCAGGAATTCCTCCGAGACATCCACCAGCGGAAGTGGGCCCAGCCCGAGGTGTCGAAAATGCACGAGGTTTCGGAGAGTGGGAACACGAACGGAGAAGTGGCATGA
- a CDS encoding cytochrome P450 codes for MDPDACYAALRRLGPIVPVVCGEDAGWGWLVLGSKEVLEVLGNDDGAWSPDSRRWHGDVPARRRRPDRLLRWRPGIQSGHSTSGEPAPLPSPQARALGELAPCTPDFIQQLVDELIDECAPQGRTDLMGQFAQRLPLLVMMGLLGMDERYAAGVGQSVPDLLERKPHSDQASPRLDELLLQLVEEKSQAPGRDLASWMIYYGREFSGQELAHQARLLLLAVVEGCTALMGSVLFPLLPDPGGRQPDGQRTDVPQITGSVMRHSPATPELFGRVAARDTSLGGVFIREGDLVIVSLAAAGGDPVPSPPDLAVADAPGAGAGDAGATQDLMWLVVMTAVDRLAFRLRDLRLSMPARELLWKQALTVRYPQSLPVQFLPGQPCITGDVRWLPDTDFTSAPPPLPPATTPTDPASASWRSLWQGSRRK; via the coding sequence GTGGATCCCGATGCCTGCTACGCGGCGCTGCGACGGCTCGGGCCGATTGTCCCGGTGGTGTGCGGCGAGGACGCGGGATGGGGATGGCTGGTCCTCGGCAGCAAGGAGGTGCTGGAGGTGCTGGGCAACGACGACGGGGCGTGGAGCCCTGACTCGCGCCGGTGGCATGGCGACGTGCCTGCCCGACGCCGTCGCCCGGATCGCTTGTTGCGCTGGCGCCCGGGCATCCAGTCCGGCCACAGCACCTCCGGCGAACCCGCCCCCCTGCCATCCCCCCAAGCCCGCGCGCTGGGCGAACTCGCGCCCTGCACCCCAGACTTCATCCAGCAACTCGTGGACGAGCTCATCGACGAATGCGCCCCGCAAGGCAGGACGGATCTCATGGGCCAGTTCGCCCAGCGGCTTCCGCTGCTTGTCATGATGGGGCTGCTCGGCATGGACGAGCGGTATGCCGCCGGCGTGGGCCAGAGCGTCCCCGACCTGCTCGAGAGGAAGCCGCATTCCGACCAGGCCTCTCCGCGCCTGGACGAGCTTCTGCTCCAGCTCGTGGAGGAGAAGTCCCAGGCGCCCGGACGCGATCTCGCCTCCTGGATGATCTACTACGGGCGCGAGTTCAGCGGGCAGGAGCTCGCCCATCAGGCGCGGCTGCTGCTCCTGGCCGTTGTGGAGGGATGCACCGCGCTGATGGGCAGCGTCCTGTTCCCGCTGCTGCCCGATCCCGGCGGCCGCCAGCCGGACGGCCAGCGCACTGACGTTCCGCAGATCACCGGCAGCGTCATGCGGCACAGTCCTGCGACCCCGGAGCTGTTCGGCCGCGTCGCCGCACGCGACACCTCGCTGGGCGGCGTATTCATCCGCGAGGGCGATCTAGTCATCGTTTCTCTCGCTGCTGCCGGCGGAGACCCGGTTCCAAGCCCCCCTGATCTGGCAGTTGCCGACGCCCCGGGGGCAGGGGCCGGGGACGCCGGTGCAACCCAGGACCTGATGTGGCTGGTGGTCATGACCGCGGTGGACCGGCTCGCCTTCCGCCTGCGCGACCTGCGCCTGAGCATGCCCGCCCGCGAGCTGCTGTGGAAGCAGGCCCTGACGGTCCGCTACCCGCAGTCTCTGCCCGTGCAGTTCCTCCCCGGCCAGCCGTGCATCACCGGGGACGTCCGGTGGCTGCCCGACACCGACTTCACCAGCGCTCCCCCACCGCTGCCACCCGCCACCACCCCAACCGACCCTGCCTCTGCCAGCTGGCGATCACTGTGGCAAGGCAGCCGCAGGAAGTAG
- a CDS encoding cytochrome P450 family protein — translation MGSTHPPRIALNPHIADVAVESARLRALGPLVHVELPGGVPAWVTTDYDTARTVLRHPLLSKEMRYWRAWEDGEIPRDWPLLGLIQGTAMLHCDGDAHTRLRNLVAPAFSRERVAALRPRIQEIADQLLDELADTDPAQPVDLRERFAYPLPMLVICDYMGVSGDASARLRAPIERLLTISTSEEMGAAVEESGRVLRELIDAKRAQPGPDLITALIRARDDDASRLSEQELVDNLFQVITAGHETSVNGITNTVHHLLKNPRQLALIREGTVPVSAAVEAGLGYASPVRYVLMRYTTRAVDISGVTVPAGEPVVVGLAAAGRDTGKCPVAGPAADTFDIRANAEHLSFGYGPHFCPGSILARAEIEIALSSLFTRFPDLTLASADLTPIQSIALQGVTSLPVFLNADSHPLTRPTAGCAGDVAS, via the coding sequence ATGGGCTCCACGCACCCGCCCCGCATAGCCCTCAACCCCCACATCGCCGACGTCGCGGTCGAATCAGCGCGGCTGCGCGCGCTCGGCCCGCTGGTCCACGTGGAGTTGCCCGGCGGGGTGCCGGCCTGGGTCACGACGGACTACGACACGGCTCGCACCGTCCTCAGGCACCCGCTCCTGAGCAAGGAAATGCGCTACTGGCGCGCCTGGGAGGACGGAGAAATACCCCGGGACTGGCCCCTGCTCGGCCTGATCCAGGGAACGGCGATGCTCCACTGCGACGGTGACGCCCACACCCGCCTGCGCAACCTGGTGGCTCCCGCTTTCAGCCGCGAGCGCGTAGCCGCGCTTCGTCCCCGCATCCAGGAGATAGCCGATCAGCTCCTCGATGAGCTGGCCGACACCGACCCCGCCCAGCCGGTCGACCTGCGCGAGCGGTTCGCCTACCCGCTGCCGATGCTGGTCATCTGCGACTACATGGGCGTCAGCGGCGATGCCTCGGCCCGACTGCGCGCCCCCATCGAGCGGCTGCTGACCATCAGTACATCCGAGGAGATGGGCGCTGCCGTGGAGGAATCCGGCCGTGTTCTACGAGAGCTGATCGACGCCAAGCGCGCGCAGCCGGGGCCCGATCTCATCACCGCTTTGATCCGAGCACGAGACGATGACGCTTCCAGACTGAGCGAGCAGGAGCTCGTCGACAACCTGTTCCAGGTCATCACCGCCGGCCACGAGACCTCGGTCAACGGCATCACCAACACCGTGCACCACCTGCTCAAGAACCCCCGACAGTTGGCCCTGATCCGCGAGGGAACGGTTCCCGTGTCCGCGGCGGTCGAAGCAGGGCTGGGGTACGCCTCCCCGGTCAGATACGTCCTCATGCGGTACACCACCCGGGCCGTCGACATCTCAGGGGTCACCGTGCCCGCGGGGGAACCCGTCGTCGTCGGCCTGGCCGCAGCAGGCCGCGACACGGGCAAATGCCCAGTCGCAGGGCCCGCGGCCGACACCTTCGACATCCGCGCGAACGCCGAGCACCTGAGCTTCGGCTATGGCCCCCACTTCTGCCCCGGTTCGATCCTTGCCCGGGCAGAAATCGAGATCGCTCTGTCGTCGCTGTTCACCCGCTTTCCCGATCTCACCCTTGCGAGCGCCGACCTCACGCCGATCCAGTCCATCGCACTGCAGGGCGTGACGAGCCTGCCGGTCTTCCTCAACGCCGACAGCCATCCGCTGACACGTCCGACCGCCGGATGCGCAGGTGACGTGGCGTCATGA